From the genome of Tachypleus tridentatus isolate NWPU-2018 chromosome 6, ASM421037v1, whole genome shotgun sequence:
aacaataagaaaTCAAGACGTTTCAAAGGAGTGTTTTTTACATTATCTTCCGGCATATGTTTCTCTTTGAACGCTGTTATTGTGAGATATTTACAGAATGTATATCCAGGTCAAAAAGCTCTTTTTCCTTTTcttggtatatttatttttaatttaccgATATTAATACACTCTAAACAAGAACCATTTGGTCCAAGTAATATCAGACTTATGGTGTTTTTACGTGGAATATTTGGATCATTTGGTTTGTTTATGAGGTTTTATGCTTACCATTTCCTTCCCATCGCAGATGTTTCAGTAATCGTCTTCAGTGTTCCAATCTTTGTGACCATTTTTGCCAGGATCTTTTTAAAGGAACCTTGTGGATGGTTCGAAGGTATTATGTTACTCTTTACTATTGTTGGAATTACATTAATGACTAAGTTACCACTCCAATTCCTCCAAGGTGAAGAACGTATTGATGTTTTAACTAAAGAccatatttttggtatttttatgGCCTTAGGATCTACAATACTTGTCTCACTAGTATATATAGTTATTCGTAAGGCTAAAGGTGTTTATCATTCAGTGATTTTATTCAATTTTGGATGGATAGGTGTCACAGTTTCTACTATTGGTACACTTGTGTTTGGAGAATTTT
Proteins encoded in this window:
- the LOC143253455 gene encoding solute carrier family 35 member G1-like, with translation MKSPQDDVLHSKPCSEKEGSYLEDMSSDAKLEFEMDEKGVSSKKTRSTFQNNKKSRRFKGVFFTLSSGICFSLNAVIVRYLQNVYPGQKALFPFLGIFIFNLPILIHSKQEPFGPSNIRLMVFLRGIFGSFGLFMRFYAYHFLPIADVSVIVFSVPIFVTIFARIFLKEPCGWFEGIMLLFTIVGITLMTKLPLQFLQGEERIDVLTKDHIFGIFMALGSTILVSLVYIVIRKAKGVYHSVILFNFGWIGVTVSTIGTLVFGEFSPISCGLNQWLIIGLGFLSCIGQILFTKALQTEQATLVSLLRSGGTIFFSYLWQLLFFREIPDVWSVGGASVICTCVFLTIAHKYFLSLPPDSSIRQYFRSRVPKP